CCGATAAACTATAAATCAATCTTTTCAATGCCCTATTTTTCATTATTTTTGAACGCTGTTAACTATATCTGCAAAAATACTATTCATAATCAATTTTGAAATTCATAACTCTTTTTTTTCTGTTTGCAATTATTTTAACGGTAAATGTACTGGTTGCCGAAAGCAAAGGTACATATAACAGGTATAGCCGCAAGGCCGTTGCAGATACGATTATTAAACTCGACACTACTAAGGCAAAAGATAGAAAACTCCTTAAAGTTAAGAAATCTAAGCAAAATAAGCCAAATCTAAATGCAGATGGGCAGGGTGTAAGCAATACTTTTAACATCACTCCTGCTGTAGATACCGTTATTAAAGCGGATACCAATAAAAACAAAAACAGCCAGGGTAAGCCAACAATACCGGGTAAGCCCCAAACCAAGTTGCCTGAAACTGATACAACAAAAAAGAAAGGGGGCATCCAATCGGAAGTTAAGGCAGTGGCCGAAGATTCGACAATTGTTGATAACGAACATAATATTTTATACTTGTACGGTCGTGCAAGGGTAACTTACGAGGATTTTGAGCTGGATGCAGACTATATCAGGGTCGACCAAAAAAATCACCTCATTTTCGCCAGCGGGAGTATTGATCCGCGTACCAGGCGTTATGTTGGGCGGCCTTTGTCTAAATCAAAAAATGAAAAACCGATAGCATCCGACTCGCTGTTGTTTAATTACACCACCAAAAAAGGAAAGCTTTACAACCCTGCATCTGAACAGGAAGGTAATTTTATATCAGGAGGGCAGGCAAAAAAACTTAACGAAACCGAAGTTGCCTACCGTAATGTTATATTTAGTACCTGCGATTTGCCTTATCCGGATACACATTTTGGTATTGTGATAACCAAAGGTATCGGCGAAAAAAACAGGATCATATCCGGCCCCGCTTATTTGGAAATTGAGGGGGTACCGCTGCCCCTGGCTATTCCGTTTGGCTTTTTTCCGAAGCCCAATACGCGAACATCCGGGGTTATCCTGCCAACTTTTGGCGAGGATGCAAAACTGGGCTTTAAACTGTCTGGCTTTGGTTATTACCTGGGCTTAAGCGATTATATGGATTTAACTACCACTGGTACCATCTACTCCAAGGGGTCATATGAAGTAAATTCTACCGCGCGGTATCTTGTGCGTTATAAATATACCGGCAACCTGTCCTTAAGTTATGGATCGCATAATTACGGCCTGCCTGGCGACCCTGCCGTAAAAGATATCCATATAGATTGGACGCACTCACAGGATCCGAGCGCTAATCCGGGCTCAACATTCAGCGCATCGGTAAACGCTGGTACTTCGGGTTATTTTTCGCGCAATCCGTCAACGTCAAATTATAACGTAGTTACCGCGGCGCAAAGTAGCTTACGTTCAAGTATATCCTATGGCAAAACGTGGGCGGGTACGCCCTTTAACCTAAGTGTCGGTATTGGCCACAGCCAGGATATAGCCAACAAAACAATCACTATCGAGTTGCCAACTATTGCTTTTGGAATGTCGTCAATTAACCCGTTTGACTCAAAAGACAGGGTTGGTGAGCAAAAATGGTATCAAAAAATAACCGTGAGTTATAACATGAATGCTACCAATAAAGTAAACAACATTCCCGAGTCTGAGTTGTTTAAAAGCACAGTTACCAAACGGTTGCAAAATGGTTTTCAACACCAGATACCGGTAAGCCTTGGGTTAAACGTGCTTAAATATTTTCAGTTTAACAGCAGCGTAAATTATACTGAGCGCTGGTATTTTCAAAGTGTAAACAAACATTTTGAACGCGGAAGCATCAGCAACTCTGATCAGTTATTGGTTGATACATTACAGGGATTTAAGCGTGCAGGCAACTACAGTTTAAGTACCGGCCTATCAACCAAGTTATACGGTACCTTAAACTTTAAAGGCAATTTAAAAGCTATAAGGCACGTAATGACCCCTTCAATCGGTTTTGGTTACACCCCTGATTTTAGCGACCCAAGCTACGGGTATTATAAAACCGCGGTAAGCCAGGCAAGCGTGCCATACCCTTACACCTATCAAAGATATTCAATTTTTGAAAACGGCGTCTATGGCTATCCATCGTCGGGTAAACAGGCAGGCATCAGCTTCGCGCTTGATAACACAATCGAGGCCAAGTTAAAAGCCAAAAGCACCGATACATCAGGCACCGATAGAAAGATTACCCTTTTACAGGGCTTATCATTTTCAAGTTTTTACAATTTTGCCGCCGACTCCATGAAATTGGCCAATATTCAGTTTTCGGGTCACACCGCTATTTTTAAACAAAAGGTGAATATTAGTTTTAGCGGCTCATTTGATCCTTATGTTACCGCTGTGCATGATTCTATTGCTAACAATACTATTGTACGCACCAGCCAGCGGGTTAATAAGTTCAGGTGGTCAAACGGTCAG
The genomic region above belongs to Mucilaginibacter sp. KACC 22773 and contains:
- a CDS encoding putative LPS assembly protein LptD, translated to MKFITLFFLFAIILTVNVLVAESKGTYNRYSRKAVADTIIKLDTTKAKDRKLLKVKKSKQNKPNLNADGQGVSNTFNITPAVDTVIKADTNKNKNSQGKPTIPGKPQTKLPETDTTKKKGGIQSEVKAVAEDSTIVDNEHNILYLYGRARVTYEDFELDADYIRVDQKNHLIFASGSIDPRTRRYVGRPLSKSKNEKPIASDSLLFNYTTKKGKLYNPASEQEGNFISGGQAKKLNETEVAYRNVIFSTCDLPYPDTHFGIVITKGIGEKNRIISGPAYLEIEGVPLPLAIPFGFFPKPNTRTSGVILPTFGEDAKLGFKLSGFGYYLGLSDYMDLTTTGTIYSKGSYEVNSTARYLVRYKYTGNLSLSYGSHNYGLPGDPAVKDIHIDWTHSQDPSANPGSTFSASVNAGTSGYFSRNPSTSNYNVVTAAQSSLRSSISYGKTWAGTPFNLSVGIGHSQDIANKTITIELPTIAFGMSSINPFDSKDRVGEQKWYQKITVSYNMNATNKVNNIPESELFKSTVTKRLQNGFQHQIPVSLGLNVLKYFQFNSSVNYTERWYFQSVNKHFERGSISNSDQLLVDTLQGFKRAGNYSLSTGLSTKLYGTLNFKGNLKAIRHVMTPSIGFGYTPDFSDPSYGYYKTAVSQASVPYPYTYQRYSIFENGVYGYPSSGKQAGISFALDNTIEAKLKAKSTDTSGTDRKITLLQGLSFSSFYNFAADSMKLANIQFSGHTAIFKQKVNISFSGSFDPYVTAVHDSIANNTIVRTSQRVNKFRWSNGQFPQLNQLSISMSGSLNSTSAKAPGTPNVNTLQGAGSPQLQRLALVNSDPNSYVDFNVPWNISLNYSYSYSNYLNQVSTSNTLMISGDVSITQKWKIQYSTNYDFKAMKLASATSFSIYRDLHCWDLSFQWVPFGYLKSYNVTLKVKSTILQDLKLSKRNDYSSNRTFY